The Allocatelliglobosispora scoriae genome contains a region encoding:
- the ilvD gene encoding dihydroxy-acid dehydratase, giving the protein MPELRSRTSTHGRTMAGARALWRATGMTDNDFGKPIIAIANSFTQFVPGHVHLKDLGGLVAESIFEAGGIGREFNTIAVDDGIAMGHGGMLYSLPSRELIADAVEYMVNAHCADALVCISNCDKITPGMLLAALRLNIPTVFVSGGPMEAGKTIAVDGVVHAKLDLIDAMIAASDESVSDAKLGEIERSACPTCGSCSGMFTANSMNCLTEAIGLALPGNGSTLATHAARKQLFERAGTIIVDLCKRYYEGDDASVLPRAIASREAFANAVALDVAMGGSTNTVLHLLAAAREAELDFTVSDIDAISRKVPCLAKVAPNSPKYHMEDVHRAGGIPALLGELDRGGLLHRDVHSIHSPDLTSWLADWDVRSGRSLPEAAELFHAAPGGVRTTQPFSTENRWSTLDLDGAEGCIRDVAHAYSADGGLAVLHGNLAEDGCVVKTAGVSDDNLVFTGPAKVFESQDTAVEGILAGKIVAGDVVVIRYEGPKGGPGMQEMLYPTSFLKGRGLGKLCALITDGRFSGGTSGLSIGHVSPEAAGGGLIALVEEGDLIAIDIPKRSIVLQVSPEELEARRIAQEKRDKPYTPVDRERVVSAALRAYASMTTSASDGAYRRVPE; this is encoded by the coding sequence ATGCCTGAGCTGCGATCGAGGACCTCCACTCACGGTCGGACGATGGCCGGGGCCCGCGCGCTGTGGCGCGCGACCGGCATGACCGACAACGACTTCGGTAAGCCGATCATCGCGATCGCCAACAGCTTCACCCAGTTCGTGCCTGGTCACGTGCACCTCAAAGACCTGGGCGGGCTCGTGGCGGAGTCGATTTTCGAGGCGGGCGGGATCGGCCGCGAGTTCAACACGATCGCCGTCGACGACGGCATCGCGATGGGCCACGGCGGCATGCTCTACTCCCTGCCGAGCCGCGAGCTCATCGCCGACGCCGTCGAGTACATGGTCAACGCGCACTGCGCCGACGCGCTCGTCTGCATCTCCAACTGCGACAAGATCACGCCGGGCATGCTGCTCGCCGCGCTGCGCCTCAACATCCCCACGGTCTTCGTCTCCGGCGGCCCGATGGAGGCCGGCAAGACCATCGCGGTCGACGGCGTCGTGCACGCGAAGCTCGACCTGATCGACGCGATGATCGCCGCCTCCGACGAGAGCGTCTCCGACGCCAAGCTCGGCGAGATCGAGCGGTCGGCCTGCCCGACCTGCGGCTCGTGTTCGGGCATGTTCACCGCCAACTCGATGAACTGCCTCACCGAGGCGATCGGCCTGGCCCTGCCCGGCAACGGCTCCACGCTCGCGACGCACGCCGCCCGCAAGCAGCTCTTCGAGCGCGCGGGCACGATCATCGTGGACCTGTGCAAGCGCTACTACGAGGGCGATGACGCATCCGTGCTGCCCCGGGCGATCGCCTCCCGCGAGGCCTTCGCCAACGCGGTCGCGCTCGATGTCGCGATGGGCGGCTCCACCAACACCGTGCTGCACCTGCTCGCCGCCGCCCGCGAGGCGGAGCTCGACTTCACCGTCTCCGACATCGACGCGATCTCGCGCAAGGTGCCGTGCCTGGCGAAGGTCGCGCCCAACTCGCCGAAATACCACATGGAGGACGTGCACCGGGCCGGCGGCATCCCCGCCCTGCTCGGCGAGCTCGACCGCGGCGGCCTGCTGCACCGCGACGTGCACTCCATCCACTCCCCCGACCTCACGTCGTGGCTCGCGGACTGGGACGTGCGCAGCGGCCGGTCCCTGCCGGAGGCGGCCGAGCTCTTCCACGCCGCGCCCGGCGGTGTCCGCACGACGCAGCCCTTCTCCACCGAGAACCGCTGGTCCACACTGGACCTCGACGGTGCCGAGGGCTGCATCCGCGACGTCGCCCACGCCTACTCCGCCGACGGCGGGCTCGCCGTGCTGCACGGCAACCTCGCCGAGGACGGCTGCGTGGTCAAGACCGCCGGCGTCAGCGACGACAACCTCGTCTTCACCGGCCCCGCGAAGGTCTTCGAGTCGCAGGACACCGCGGTCGAGGGCATCCTCGCCGGCAAGATCGTCGCCGGTGACGTGGTGGTCATCCGCTACGAGGGCCCCAAGGGCGGGCCGGGCATGCAGGAGATGCTCTACCCCACGTCGTTCCTCAAGGGACGCGGCCTCGGCAAGCTCTGCGCGCTCATCACCGACGGCCGCTTCTCCGGCGGCACCTCGGGCCTCTCCATCGGGCACGTCTCCCCCGAGGCGGCCGGTGGCGGGCTCATCGCGCTCGTCGAGGAGGGCGACCTGATCGCCATCGACATCCCGAAGCGCTCCATCGTGCTGCAGGTCTCCCCCGAGGAGCTGGAGGCCCGGCGGATCGCGCAGGAGAAGCGCGACAAGCCCTACACCCCGGTGGATCGCGAGCGGGTCGTCAGCGCAGCGCTGCGCGCTTACGCCTCCATGACCACCTCGGCCAGCGACGGCGCCTACCGCCGCGTCCCCGAATAA
- a CDS encoding cellulase family glycosylhydrolase, translated as MNRHRRPSTIAAIVAAMLGILAVPAAPAQAGGAHGFVTRTGTHLKLGSEEFRVAGSNNYYLMYKSRAMVDDVFADAAAADFNVIRTWGWLDIGNADGSNSIAGKQEGVYFQYWNGSSPAYNDGADGLERLDYVLYAARRAGVKLVIPFTNNWSDFGGMDQYVRWRGGSHHDDFYADPVIKGWYADWITHLLNRVNTLTGVKYKDDPTIMAWELANEPRCQGSGVYPTSASCTPAVTTAWADQLTRHVKSIDSKHLVGVGDEGFTCDNPGTDDWTTNCGPGMDYEALTRLPAVDIASLHLYPDGWGKTPAWGTEWITSHIQKARRLGKAVVVGEFGIKDKAQRNVIYRDWTEAVRKAGGNGFLYWILSGVQDDGALYPDYDGFTVYCPSPVCLTIGNAGDELRHGQSSRPPVADHDTAVTKFDTAVTLTPLANDIAYRTHLQPATLAVTGATGGTFAVAANGSVAFTPTSGFVGKAVAHYTVRDAAGRTSNVADLVVTVKPDPTAAIVVDSFEAGIGSWAPGNWQQNAGTLTPTTGFHTHGTAGLHVAAADGGWFGTTFTEPLNLSGKTYLKYDVSAGPAAGTSSTVALQVGPGWAWCQGSWTWVNQGTAATLQIDLFNDVSCTQADLAEVHGLLIYISPGDFDVDYIRAE; from the coding sequence ATGAACCGTCATCGACGCCCCTCCACGATCGCAGCGATCGTGGCAGCGATGCTCGGCATCCTCGCGGTCCCGGCGGCACCGGCTCAGGCTGGCGGGGCGCACGGCTTCGTCACCCGCACCGGCACCCACCTCAAGCTCGGCAGCGAGGAGTTCCGCGTCGCCGGGAGCAACAACTACTACCTGATGTACAAGTCGCGCGCGATGGTCGACGACGTCTTCGCCGACGCCGCGGCGGCTGACTTCAACGTCATCCGCACCTGGGGCTGGCTCGACATCGGCAACGCCGACGGCAGCAACTCGATCGCGGGCAAGCAGGAGGGCGTCTACTTCCAGTACTGGAACGGCAGCTCGCCGGCGTACAACGATGGAGCGGACGGCCTGGAGCGCCTCGACTACGTCCTCTACGCCGCGCGCCGGGCGGGGGTGAAGCTCGTCATCCCCTTCACCAACAACTGGAGCGACTTCGGCGGCATGGACCAGTACGTACGCTGGCGCGGCGGCTCCCACCACGACGACTTCTACGCCGACCCCGTGATCAAGGGCTGGTACGCCGACTGGATCACCCACCTGCTCAACCGCGTCAACACCCTGACCGGCGTGAAGTACAAGGACGACCCGACCATCATGGCCTGGGAACTCGCCAACGAGCCGCGCTGCCAGGGCTCCGGCGTCTACCCGACCTCGGCGTCGTGCACGCCCGCCGTCACCACCGCCTGGGCCGACCAGCTGACCCGCCACGTCAAGTCGATCGACTCCAAGCACCTGGTCGGCGTCGGCGACGAGGGCTTCACCTGCGACAACCCCGGCACCGACGACTGGACCACCAACTGCGGCCCGGGCATGGACTACGAGGCGCTCACCCGGCTCCCGGCGGTCGACATCGCCTCGCTGCACCTCTACCCCGACGGCTGGGGCAAGACCCCGGCCTGGGGCACCGAGTGGATCACCTCGCACATCCAGAAGGCCCGCCGGCTCGGCAAGGCGGTCGTCGTCGGCGAGTTCGGCATCAAGGACAAGGCGCAGCGCAACGTCATCTACCGCGACTGGACCGAGGCGGTCCGCAAGGCCGGCGGCAACGGGTTCCTCTACTGGATCCTCTCCGGGGTGCAGGACGACGGCGCCCTCTACCCGGACTACGACGGATTCACCGTCTACTGCCCGAGCCCCGTCTGCCTCACCATCGGCAACGCCGGTGACGAATTGCGGCACGGCCAGTCCAGCCGCCCGCCCGTCGCCGACCACGACACGGCGGTCACCAAGTTCGACACCGCGGTGACGTTGACGCCGCTCGCCAACGACATCGCCTACCGCACCCATCTCCAACCCGCCACGCTCGCGGTCACCGGGGCGACCGGCGGCACCTTCGCCGTCGCGGCGAACGGCTCCGTCGCCTTCACCCCGACCAGCGGTTTCGTTGGCAAGGCTGTCGCGCACTACACGGTCCGGGATGCCGCGGGACGCACCTCCAACGTCGCCGACCTCGTCGTCACGGTCAAGCCCGATCCGACCGCCGCGATCGTCGTCGACTCCTTCGAGGCGGGCATCGGTTCCTGGGCGCCCGGCAACTGGCAGCAGAACGCGGGCACCCTCACCCCGACCACCGGCTTCCACACCCACGGCACGGCCGGACTGCATGTCGCGGCGGCGGACGGCGGCTGGTTCGGCACGACCTTCACCGAGCCGCTCAATCTCTCGGGCAAGACCTATCTGAAGTACGACGTGAGCGCCGGACCGGCGGCGGGAACGTCGTCGACGGTGGCCCTGCAGGTCGGACCCGGCTGGGCCTGGTGCCAGGGCAGCTGGACCTGGGTCAACCAGGGCACCGCCGCGACGCTGCAGATCGATCTCTTCAACGACGTGTCGTGCACCCAGGCGGACCTGGCCGAGGTGCACGGGCTGCTCATCTACATCAGCCCCGGCGACTTCGACGTGGATTACATCCGCGCCGAGTAG
- a CDS encoding acetolactate synthase large subunit: MTRPTPETLAQRSPAHRPATAAATTPQAAPIPVTGAQSLVKSLEALGVDVMFGIPGGAILPAYDPIFDSTVRHILVRHEQGAGHAATGYAQATGRVGVCLATSGPGATNLVTPIADAYMDSVPLVAITGQVPRPSIGTDAFQEADIQGITLPITKHNYLVQTPEEIPRILAEAFHLAGTGRPGPVLVDIPKDVLTAQTTFSWPPTLELPGYRPTLHPHGKQIREAARLITAAKRPVLYVGGGVLKAGATEALKQLAELTGAPVVTTLMALGAFPDSHPQHLGMPGMHGTVAAVYGLQKADLIVALGARFDDRVTGKLESFAPEAQIVHADIDPAEIGKNRAADVPIVGDAKHVIEELVTALAAFDDTARARLAEWWSQLDELRTTYPLGWDESADGTLSPHYVISRIGAIAGPDSIYVAGVGQHQMWASQFIKFEKPNTWLNSGGLGTMGYAVPAAMGAKVGRPDTVVWAIDGDGCFQMTNQELATCALEGIPIKVAIINNGNLGMVRQWQTLFYQERYSNTDLGTHKHRIPDFVKLAEALGCVGMRCESAADVDGVIEAAMAINDAPVVVEFVVGPDAMVWPMVAAGTSNDEIMFARNVRPIFDEDDL, translated from the coding sequence ATGACCAGGCCCACACCCGAGACGCTCGCACAGCGCTCGCCAGCCCACCGACCCGCCACAGCTGCGGCTACCACGCCTCAGGCCGCACCGATTCCGGTGACCGGCGCTCAGAGCCTGGTCAAGTCGCTGGAGGCTCTCGGCGTAGACGTGATGTTCGGCATTCCGGGTGGCGCGATCCTCCCGGCCTACGACCCGATCTTCGATTCGACCGTCCGCCACATCCTGGTCCGCCACGAGCAGGGCGCCGGCCACGCCGCGACCGGTTACGCACAGGCGACCGGCCGGGTCGGTGTGTGCCTCGCCACCTCCGGTCCGGGTGCGACCAACCTCGTCACGCCGATCGCCGACGCCTACATGGACTCGGTCCCGCTCGTCGCCATCACCGGCCAGGTGCCCCGGCCGTCGATCGGCACGGACGCCTTCCAGGAGGCGGACATCCAGGGCATCACCCTGCCGATCACGAAGCACAACTACCTGGTGCAGACGCCGGAGGAGATCCCGCGCATCCTGGCCGAGGCCTTCCACCTCGCCGGCACCGGGCGTCCCGGGCCGGTGCTCGTCGACATCCCCAAGGACGTGCTGACCGCGCAGACGACCTTCTCCTGGCCGCCGACGCTGGAGCTGCCGGGCTACCGGCCCACGCTGCACCCGCACGGCAAGCAGATCCGCGAGGCCGCCCGGCTGATCACCGCCGCGAAGCGCCCGGTGCTCTATGTCGGCGGCGGCGTGCTGAAGGCCGGTGCGACCGAGGCGCTCAAGCAGCTCGCCGAGCTGACCGGAGCGCCCGTCGTCACCACGCTGATGGCCCTCGGCGCCTTCCCCGACTCGCACCCGCAGCACCTCGGGATGCCCGGCATGCACGGCACGGTCGCCGCGGTCTACGGGCTGCAGAAGGCGGACCTGATCGTGGCGCTCGGCGCCCGCTTCGACGACCGGGTGACCGGCAAGCTCGAGTCCTTCGCCCCCGAGGCGCAGATCGTCCACGCCGACATCGACCCGGCCGAGATCGGCAAGAACCGCGCGGCCGACGTGCCGATCGTCGGCGACGCCAAGCACGTCATCGAGGAGCTGGTGACCGCGCTCGCCGCCTTCGACGACACTGCCCGCGCCCGCCTCGCCGAGTGGTGGTCCCAGCTCGACGAGCTGCGCACGACCTACCCGCTGGGCTGGGACGAGTCGGCCGACGGCACCCTCTCCCCGCATTACGTGATCTCGCGGATCGGCGCGATCGCCGGTCCCGACTCGATCTATGTCGCGGGCGTCGGCCAGCACCAGATGTGGGCGAGCCAGTTCATCAAGTTCGAGAAGCCCAACACCTGGCTCAACTCGGGCGGGCTCGGCACGATGGGCTACGCGGTGCCGGCCGCGATGGGCGCCAAGGTCGGCCGGCCCGACACGGTGGTCTGGGCGATCGACGGCGACGGCTGTTTCCAGATGACCAACCAGGAGCTCGCCACCTGCGCCCTGGAGGGCATCCCGATCAAGGTCGCGATCATCAACAACGGCAACCTGGGCATGGTCCGGCAGTGGCAGACGCTCTTCTACCAGGAGCGCTACTCCAACACCGACCTGGGTACGCACAAGCACCGCATCCCCGACTTCGTCAAGCTCGCCGAGGCGCTGGGCTGCGTGGGCATGCGCTGCGAGTCGGCCGCCGACGTCGACGGCGTGATCGAGGCGGCGATGGCGATCAACGACGCCCCGGTGGTCGTCGAGTTCGTCGTCGGCCCGGACGCGATGGTGTGGCCGATGGTCGCTGCCGGGACGAGCAACGACGAGATCATGTTCGCGCGCAACGTGCGCCCGATCTTTGACGAGGATGACCTGTGA
- a CDS encoding EAL domain-containing protein, translated as MSGVVALPSAWSLWWAVRASGRSSRGPRLLAVGVVVALAGPLLGLLVAAGRPSGWDDDAHLRMFVAGPIALSVLASLPLFAIGLLNLPGVGDAPGTKPRHLIDGLTGGMAIFIASWVLLIHPAPMFQSPPAPPGCWPVAFASAATPLLVGLTLVLFFRVPAPRGPIRRASVAIAVIALADAGLAAGICYGELWAVVAGGIGLPLGVGLLAFRPRFRERPAEVSLPTPGSGLATGLAPVLAILAAVAYQAGNEGSLDLPTIAAGMITGLLLVSRQYLGFIDIKRYADRLEESERHFRELAHTDPLTGLANRRGLLRTLYEDAVGGPPCTLLAIDLDGFKNINDMRGHDVGDDVLVEVAHRLRANVRPGDLAARLGGDEFAVLMWARPPESQAIADRLLGVLSKPYQARQGEVFLTASLGLAGCASASDVPQLMRNADLALRFAKQRGKSRVEEYDEAYDTWLRRRTDVEHELRGAIERDELTLVFQPVVAFPLVRPVGAEALLRWHNRTLGKINPDEFIPIAEETGLIEQLGTWVLHQACRQLGAWLQEGHDVWVSVNVSPRELHPQEYVTRVAEILRAHRVPASRLVLEVTEQAVAEDLDELKARLVALRAMGTRIALDDFGAGYSSLGQLRHLPVDILKIDHALVAEPAVNSQGHVGPMVDVVVRLGQRLGLEVIAEGIGDPAQRATVERAGCHLGQGSLFGWGVPAEHFEAMLAACPPGRGLDAVPRAAIKTPPSQTVREVDSAREMRKA; from the coding sequence GTGAGTGGTGTTGTCGCGCTACCCAGCGCCTGGTCCCTCTGGTGGGCGGTCCGCGCCAGTGGCCGGTCCTCCCGCGGTCCCCGGCTGCTCGCAGTCGGAGTCGTGGTGGCCCTGGCCGGACCGCTCCTCGGACTCCTCGTCGCGGCCGGTCGGCCGTCGGGCTGGGACGACGACGCCCACCTGCGCATGTTCGTCGCCGGGCCGATCGCGCTGAGCGTCCTGGCGAGCCTGCCGCTGTTCGCCATCGGCCTGCTCAACCTGCCCGGCGTCGGCGACGCTCCCGGCACCAAGCCCCGCCACCTCATCGACGGGCTGACCGGCGGCATGGCGATCTTCATCGCCTCGTGGGTCCTGCTGATCCATCCCGCGCCGATGTTCCAGAGCCCGCCCGCGCCGCCGGGATGCTGGCCGGTCGCGTTCGCGAGTGCCGCGACACCGCTGCTGGTCGGCCTGACTCTCGTCCTCTTCTTCCGGGTTCCGGCGCCGCGTGGGCCGATCCGCCGGGCCTCCGTCGCGATCGCGGTCATCGCGCTCGCCGACGCCGGGCTCGCCGCCGGAATCTGCTACGGCGAGCTGTGGGCCGTCGTCGCGGGTGGCATCGGGCTGCCGCTCGGCGTCGGGCTGCTCGCCTTCCGGCCGCGGTTCCGGGAGCGCCCGGCCGAGGTGAGCCTGCCGACGCCCGGCTCGGGCCTCGCCACCGGTCTCGCGCCGGTGCTCGCGATCCTGGCGGCCGTGGCCTACCAGGCGGGCAATGAGGGCAGCCTCGACCTGCCGACGATCGCCGCGGGCATGATCACCGGTCTGCTGCTGGTGAGCCGGCAGTACCTGGGCTTCATCGACATCAAGCGCTATGCCGACCGGCTGGAGGAGAGCGAGCGCCACTTCCGGGAGCTCGCGCACACCGACCCGCTCACCGGCCTCGCCAACCGCCGCGGCCTGCTGCGCACCCTCTACGAGGACGCTGTGGGCGGGCCGCCGTGCACGCTGCTCGCGATCGACCTCGACGGGTTCAAGAACATCAACGACATGCGCGGCCACGATGTCGGCGACGACGTCCTGGTGGAGGTCGCGCACCGGCTGCGGGCCAACGTGCGCCCCGGCGACCTCGCGGCCCGGCTCGGCGGCGACGAGTTCGCGGTGCTGATGTGGGCCCGCCCGCCGGAGTCGCAGGCGATCGCGGACCGGCTGCTCGGCGTGCTCTCCAAGCCCTACCAGGCCCGCCAGGGCGAGGTCTTCCTCACCGCCAGCCTCGGCCTCGCCGGGTGCGCGTCCGCGAGCGACGTGCCGCAGCTCATGCGCAACGCCGACCTGGCACTGCGCTTCGCCAAGCAGCGGGGCAAGAGCCGGGTCGAGGAGTACGACGAGGCATACGACACCTGGCTGCGGCGGCGGACCGATGTCGAGCACGAGCTGCGCGGTGCCATCGAGCGCGACGAGCTGACCCTCGTCTTCCAGCCGGTGGTCGCCTTCCCGCTGGTGCGCCCGGTCGGCGCGGAGGCGCTGCTGCGCTGGCACAACCGCACCCTCGGCAAGATCAACCCGGACGAGTTCATCCCGATCGCCGAGGAGACCGGCCTCATCGAGCAGCTCGGCACCTGGGTGCTGCACCAGGCCTGCCGGCAGCTCGGCGCCTGGCTCCAGGAGGGCCACGACGTCTGGGTCTCCGTCAACGTATCGCCACGGGAGCTGCACCCCCAGGAGTACGTGACGCGCGTCGCGGAGATCCTGCGCGCCCATCGCGTACCGGCGTCGCGGCTGGTCCTCGAGGTCACCGAGCAGGCCGTGGCGGAAGACCTCGACGAGCTGAAGGCCCGTCTCGTCGCGCTGCGAGCCATGGGTACGCGGATCGCGCTCGACGACTTCGGCGCCGGTTACTCCTCGCTGGGCCAGCTCCGGCACCTGCCGGTCGACATCCTCAAGATCGACCACGCCCTCGTCGCCGAGCCGGCCGTCAACTCCCAGGGCCACGTCGGCCCGATGGTCGACGTCGTCGTCCGCCTCGGTCAGCGGCTCGGCCTGGAGGTCATCGCCGAGGGCATCGGCGACCCCGCGCAGCGGGCGACGGTGGAGCGGGCCGGGTGCCACCTCGGGCAGGGGAGCCTCTTCGGCTGGGGCGTCCCGGCCGAGCACTTCGAGGCGATGCTCGCGGCGTGCCCGCCCGGTCGTGGCCTGGACGCAGTGCCCCGAGCTGCGATCAAGACTCCGCCGTCTCAAACAGTGAGAGAAGTTGACTCAGCGCGTGAGATGCGCAAGGCTTAG